The following are from one region of the Quercus robur chromosome 1, dhQueRobu3.1, whole genome shotgun sequence genome:
- the LOC126726647 gene encoding probable LRR receptor-like serine/threonine-protein kinase At1g06840 isoform X7, which yields MYQSKAWTFGLFIVAWLCHSLLLIGAQNPITNPEEVRALRAIKSSLIDPNGNLSNWDQGDPCTSIWTAVFCYNTTLDDGYLHVQQLLLLYRVLLHMNLSGTLSPELGRLSNLKILDFMWNNISGSIPKEIGSITSLELLLLNGNQLTGPLPEELGYLPNLDRIQIDQNQILGPLPKSFANLNKTKHFHMNNNSISGQIPPELSRLPSLVHLLLDNNNLSGYLPEEFFKLPNLQILQLDNNNFNGTTIPANYSKMSKLLKLSLRNCSLQGPIPDFSQIPNLLYLDLSSNQLNGTIPPDRFSENITTILLSHNHLTGAIPSNFSVSGLHDLQRLSIANNLLSGSVPSFIWENRALSGMEKLTVDLQNNKLSNISFTGTAYLPPNVTVWLKGNPLCSNSKLAQFCVSQPKDKNNSQSSTNITSVCLAQACLPPYEYSPTYPLYIDSFEWEEGPRLGMQLKFFPVYDAENSTHVFNRSEIQRIFDMLTSWKIKNFDIFGPYEIISFSLLGFHKDDGANSPSSGLSKGAVAGLVLGTIAGAVTLSAVVILLIMRMHVGNYHSLPRRHHSSTRSIKIVGLKDFTYREMAVATNNFEKSTQVGEGGYGKVYKGILADGTVVAIKRAQEGSLQGVKEFLTEIEFLSRLHHQNLVSLIGYCDEEGEQMLVYEFMSNGTLRDHLSEVVCNNTAKCKEPLSFTMRLRIALGLAKGILYLHTEANPPIFHRDIKASNILLDSKYMAKVADFGLSRLAPVPDIEGTVSAHVSTVVKGTPGYLDPEYILTRKLTDKSDVYSLGVVFLELLTGKQPISHGKNIVREVNVEYKSGMIFSAIDGRMGSYPPKCVVKFLNLALKCCEEETDARPSMAEVDRELESIWHLMPDSYIRSAGPMVTNAEKVATPLSSSSIVKDSYVSSEISAIELVSGVIPSITPR from the exons ATGTATCAGTCAAAAGCTTGGACGTTTGGATTATTTATTGTTGCATGGTTGTGTCATTCTTTGCTTCTCATCGGAGCTCAGAATCCGATTACCAACCCCGAAGAAG TGAGGGCTTTGAGGGCCATCAAGAGCAGTTTGATAGATCCTAATGGGAATCTGAGTAATTGGGATCAAGGAGATCCATGTACATCAATTTGGACAGCGGTTTTTTGCTACAATACAACATTAGACGATGGATATCTACATGTTCAACAatt gCTGCTTCTCTACAGGGTACTACTGCATATGAATTTGTCTGGAACTTTATCACCAGAGCTTGGCCGcttatcaaatttgaaaatatt GGATTTTATGTGGAACAACATCAGTGGGAGTATACCAAAGGAGATAGGCAGTATTACCTCTTTGGAACTCTT GCTTTTGAATGGAAACCAATTAACAGGTCCCTTACCAGAAGAGCTTGGTTATCTTCCAAACTTGGACAGAATACAAATTGACCAAAACCAAATATTGGGGCCACTACCTAAATCATTTGCAAACTTGAATAAAACGAAGCACTT TCACATGAACAACAATTCGATCAGTGGGCAAATCCCGCCTGAGTTATCCAGATTACCAAGTCTTGTTCACTT GCTTCTCgataataacaacttatcaggATATCTTCCAGAAGAGTTCTTCAAACTGCCAAATTTACAGATACT TCAATTGGATAACAATAACTTCAATGGGACTACAATTCCTGCTAATTATAGCAAAATGTCTAAACTGCTGAAGTT GAGCCTTAGGAACTGTAGTTTGCAAGGACCAATTCCTGATTTTAGCCAAATACCAAACCTCCTTTATCT AGACCTTAGTTCAAATCAGCTAAATGGAACCATACCTCCAGATAGGTTTTCTGAAAATATCACGACTAT TTTGTTATCCCACAACCATCTTACTGGAGCAATTCCCTCCAACTTTTCAGTTTCGGGTCTTCATGATCTTCAAAGACT GTCCATTGCAAACAATTTATTGAGTGGCTCTGTTCCATCCTTCATTTGGGAAAATAGGGCTTTGAGTGGAATGGAGAAACTTACAGT GGATTTGCAGAATAATAAGCtttcaaatatttcatttacGGGCACTGCTTATCTACCTCCAAATGTCACTGTCTG GCTTAAAGGGAATCCCTTATGCTCAAACTCCAAGCTAGCCCAGTTTTGTGTATCTCAACCCAAGGATAAAAATAACAGTCAGAGTTCAACAAATATCACTTCTGTTTGTCTGGCTCAAGCATGCCTACCCCCTTATGAATATTCACCTACATATCCA CTGTACATTGATTCATTTGAATGGGAAGAAGGACCTCGACTGGGAATGCAATTGAAGTTTTTTCCTGTATATGATGCTGAAAACAGCACACATGTCTTTAATAGGAGTGAGATTCAGAGAATCTTTGATATGCTCACATcatggaaaattaaaaattttgacatttttggaCCTTATGAAATTATCAGCTTCTCTCTACTGGGCTTCCATAAAGATG ATGGTGCCAACTCTCCAAGTTCTGGTTTAAGCAAAGGTGCAGTGGCTGGCCTAGTACTGGGAACCATTGCAGGTGCAGTTACATTGTCTGCAGTTGTTATTCTTCTGATAATGAGAATGCATGTGGGGAATTACCATTCACTTCCaagaagacatcatt CATCTACGCGCTCCATAAAAATTGTTGGGTTGAAGGATTTCACTTATAGAGAAATGGCCGTAGCTACAAACAACTTTGAAAAGTCTACACAGGTTGGAGAAGGAGGGTATGGTAAGGTTTATAAAGGCATTCTAGCTGATGGTACAGTTGTGGCCATAAAACGTGCACAAGAGGGATCCTTACAGGGTGTAAAGGAGTTCTTGACAGAGATAGAATTTTTGTCAAGGTTACATCATCAAAACCTTGTGTCTTTGATTGGATATTGCGATGAAGAAGGTGAACAG ATGTTGGTCTATGAGTTTATGTCAAATGGTACTTTAAGGGATCACCTTTCTG AGGTCGTGTGCAATAATACAGCTAAGTGTAAAGAACCTCTGAGTTTTACAATGAGATTGAGAATTGCCCTAGGATTGGCCAAGGGCATCCTCTATCTACATACTGAAGCCAATCCTCCTATATTTCACCGAGATATCAAGGCTAGCAACATATTATTGGACTCCAAGTATATGGCAAAAGTTGCTGATTTTGGACTTTCACGACTTGCACCAGTTCCAGATATTGAAGGGACAGTGTCTGCTCATGTATCCACTGTTGTGAAGGGGACGCCA GGTTACCTTGATCCAGAGTATATCTTGACTCGTAAACTAACAGACAAGAGTGATGTTTATAGCCTTGGTGTTGTATTTCTTGAATTGCTGACTGGGAAGCAGCCAATCTCTCATGGCAAAAACATTGTTAGAGAG GTCAATGTTGAGTATAAATCTGGTATGATCTTTTCGGCCATTGATGGGCGAATGGGATCTTATCCTCCTAAATGTGTGgtgaaatttttaaatttggctCTCAAGTGTTGTGAAGAAGAGACAGATGCTAGACCTTCAATGGCAGAGGTGGATCGAGAACTTGAAAGTATATGGCATCTGATGCCTGATTCCTACATTAGATCAGCAGGTCCTATGGTGACTAATGCTGAAAAGGTTGCGACTCCACTATCATCATCCTCCATAGTGAAGGATTCTTATGTGTCGTCAGAGATATCTGCCATTGAACTTGTTAGTGGAGTCATTCCATCCATTACACCTAGATAA
- the LOC126726647 gene encoding probable LRR receptor-like serine/threonine-protein kinase At1g06840 isoform X9: MYQSKAWTFGLFIVAWLCHSLLLIGAQNPITNPEEVRALRAIKSSLIDPNGNLSNWDQGDPCTSIWTAVFCYNTTLDDGYLHVQQLLLLYRVLLHMNLSGTLSPELGRLSNLKILDFMWNNISGSIPKEIGSITSLELLLLNGNQLTGPLPEELGYLPNLDRIQIDQNQILGPLPKSFANLNKTKHFHMNNNSISGQIPPELSRLPSLVHLLLDNNNLSGYLPEEFFKLPNLQILQLDNNNFNGTTIPANYSKMSKLLKLSLRNCSLQGPIPDFSQIPNLLYLDLSSNQLNGTIPPDRFSENITTILLSHNHLTGAIPSNFSVSGLHDLQRLSIANNLLSGSVPSFIWENRALSGMEKLTVDLQNNKLSNISFTGTAYLPPNVTVWLKGNPLCSNSKLAQFCVSQPKDKNNSQSSTNITSVCLAQACLPPYEYSPTYPVDCFCASPLFVEYRLKSPGFSDFRRYRHTFEKFLTSTLNLFHYQLYIDSFEWEEGPRLGMQLKFFPVYDAENSTHVFNRSEIQRIFDMLTSWKIKNFDIFGPYEIISFSLLGFHKDDGANSPSSGLSKGAVAGLVLGTIAGAVTLSAVVILLIMRMHVGNYHSLPRRHHSSTRSIKIVGLKDFTYREMAVATNNFEKSTQVGEGGYGKVYKGILADGTVVAIKRAQEGSLQGVKEFLTEIEFLSRLHHQNLVSLIGYCDEEGEQMLVYEFMSNGTLRDHLSAKCKEPLSFTMRLRIALGLAKGILYLHTEANPPIFHRDIKASNILLDSKYMAKVADFGLSRLAPVPDIEGTVSAHVSTVVKGTPVNVEYKSGMIFSAIDGRMGSYPPKCVVKFLNLALKCCEEETDARPSMAEVDRELESIWHLMPDSYIRSAGPMVTNAEKVATPLSSSSIVKDSYVSSEISAIELVSGVIPSITPR; encoded by the exons ATGTATCAGTCAAAAGCTTGGACGTTTGGATTATTTATTGTTGCATGGTTGTGTCATTCTTTGCTTCTCATCGGAGCTCAGAATCCGATTACCAACCCCGAAGAAG TGAGGGCTTTGAGGGCCATCAAGAGCAGTTTGATAGATCCTAATGGGAATCTGAGTAATTGGGATCAAGGAGATCCATGTACATCAATTTGGACAGCGGTTTTTTGCTACAATACAACATTAGACGATGGATATCTACATGTTCAACAatt gCTGCTTCTCTACAGGGTACTACTGCATATGAATTTGTCTGGAACTTTATCACCAGAGCTTGGCCGcttatcaaatttgaaaatatt GGATTTTATGTGGAACAACATCAGTGGGAGTATACCAAAGGAGATAGGCAGTATTACCTCTTTGGAACTCTT GCTTTTGAATGGAAACCAATTAACAGGTCCCTTACCAGAAGAGCTTGGTTATCTTCCAAACTTGGACAGAATACAAATTGACCAAAACCAAATATTGGGGCCACTACCTAAATCATTTGCAAACTTGAATAAAACGAAGCACTT TCACATGAACAACAATTCGATCAGTGGGCAAATCCCGCCTGAGTTATCCAGATTACCAAGTCTTGTTCACTT GCTTCTCgataataacaacttatcaggATATCTTCCAGAAGAGTTCTTCAAACTGCCAAATTTACAGATACT TCAATTGGATAACAATAACTTCAATGGGACTACAATTCCTGCTAATTATAGCAAAATGTCTAAACTGCTGAAGTT GAGCCTTAGGAACTGTAGTTTGCAAGGACCAATTCCTGATTTTAGCCAAATACCAAACCTCCTTTATCT AGACCTTAGTTCAAATCAGCTAAATGGAACCATACCTCCAGATAGGTTTTCTGAAAATATCACGACTAT TTTGTTATCCCACAACCATCTTACTGGAGCAATTCCCTCCAACTTTTCAGTTTCGGGTCTTCATGATCTTCAAAGACT GTCCATTGCAAACAATTTATTGAGTGGCTCTGTTCCATCCTTCATTTGGGAAAATAGGGCTTTGAGTGGAATGGAGAAACTTACAGT GGATTTGCAGAATAATAAGCtttcaaatatttcatttacGGGCACTGCTTATCTACCTCCAAATGTCACTGTCTG GCTTAAAGGGAATCCCTTATGCTCAAACTCCAAGCTAGCCCAGTTTTGTGTATCTCAACCCAAGGATAAAAATAACAGTCAGAGTTCAACAAATATCACTTCTGTTTGTCTGGCTCAAGCATGCCTACCCCCTTATGAATATTCACCTACATATCCAGTAGATTGTTTCTGTGCTTCTCCTTTGTTTGTTGAATATCGGTTGAAAAGCCCTGGATTCTCAGATTTTCGTCGGTACAGACATACGTTTGAGAAATTCCTGACTTCTACTCTTAACTTGTTTCATTATCAGCTGTACATTGATTCATTTGAATGGGAAGAAGGACCTCGACTGGGAATGCAATTGAAGTTTTTTCCTGTATATGATGCTGAAAACAGCACACATGTCTTTAATAGGAGTGAGATTCAGAGAATCTTTGATATGCTCACATcatggaaaattaaaaattttgacatttttggaCCTTATGAAATTATCAGCTTCTCTCTACTGGGCTTCCATAAAGATG ATGGTGCCAACTCTCCAAGTTCTGGTTTAAGCAAAGGTGCAGTGGCTGGCCTAGTACTGGGAACCATTGCAGGTGCAGTTACATTGTCTGCAGTTGTTATTCTTCTGATAATGAGAATGCATGTGGGGAATTACCATTCACTTCCaagaagacatcatt CATCTACGCGCTCCATAAAAATTGTTGGGTTGAAGGATTTCACTTATAGAGAAATGGCCGTAGCTACAAACAACTTTGAAAAGTCTACACAGGTTGGAGAAGGAGGGTATGGTAAGGTTTATAAAGGCATTCTAGCTGATGGTACAGTTGTGGCCATAAAACGTGCACAAGAGGGATCCTTACAGGGTGTAAAGGAGTTCTTGACAGAGATAGAATTTTTGTCAAGGTTACATCATCAAAACCTTGTGTCTTTGATTGGATATTGCGATGAAGAAGGTGAACAG ATGTTGGTCTATGAGTTTATGTCAAATGGTACTTTAAGGGATCACCTTTCTG CTAAGTGTAAAGAACCTCTGAGTTTTACAATGAGATTGAGAATTGCCCTAGGATTGGCCAAGGGCATCCTCTATCTACATACTGAAGCCAATCCTCCTATATTTCACCGAGATATCAAGGCTAGCAACATATTATTGGACTCCAAGTATATGGCAAAAGTTGCTGATTTTGGACTTTCACGACTTGCACCAGTTCCAGATATTGAAGGGACAGTGTCTGCTCATGTATCCACTGTTGTGAAGGGGACGCCA GTCAATGTTGAGTATAAATCTGGTATGATCTTTTCGGCCATTGATGGGCGAATGGGATCTTATCCTCCTAAATGTGTGgtgaaatttttaaatttggctCTCAAGTGTTGTGAAGAAGAGACAGATGCTAGACCTTCAATGGCAGAGGTGGATCGAGAACTTGAAAGTATATGGCATCTGATGCCTGATTCCTACATTAGATCAGCAGGTCCTATGGTGACTAATGCTGAAAAGGTTGCGACTCCACTATCATCATCCTCCATAGTGAAGGATTCTTATGTGTCGTCAGAGATATCTGCCATTGAACTTGTTAGTGGAGTCATTCCATCCATTACACCTAGATAA
- the LOC126726647 gene encoding probable LRR receptor-like serine/threonine-protein kinase At1g06840 isoform X8 — MYQSKAWTFGLFIVAWLCHSLLLIGAQNPITNPEEVRALRAIKSSLIDPNGNLSNWDQGDPCTSIWTAVFCYNTTLDDGYLHVQQLLLLYRVLLHMNLSGTLSPELGRLSNLKILDFMWNNISGSIPKEIGSITSLELLLLNGNQLTGPLPEELGYLPNLDRIQIDQNQILGPLPKSFANLNKTKHFHMNNNSISGQIPPELSRLPSLVHLLLDNNNLSGYLPEEFFKLPNLQILQLDNNNFNGTTIPANYSKMSKLLKLSLRNCSLQGPIPDFSQIPNLLYLDLSSNQLNGTIPPDRFSENITTILLSHNHLTGAIPSNFSVSGLHDLQRLSIANNLLSGSVPSFIWENRALSGMEKLTVDLQNNKLSNISFTGTAYLPPNVTVWLKGNPLCSNSKLAQFCVSQPKDKNNSQSSTNITSVCLAQACLPPYEYSPTYPVDCFCASPLFVEYRLKSPGFSDFRRYRHTFEKFLTSTLNLFHYQLYIDSFEWEEGPRLGMQLKFFPVYDAENSTHVFNRSEIQRIFDMLTSWKIKNFDIFGPYEIISFSLLGFHKDDGANSPSSGLSKGAVAGLVLGTIAGAVTLSAVVILLIMRMHVGNYHSLPRRHHSSTRSIKIVGLKDFTYREMAVATNNFEKSTQVGEGGYGKVYKGILADGTVVAIKRAQEGSLQGVKEFLTEIEFLSRLHHQNLVSLIGYCDEEGEQMLVYEFMSNGTLRDHLSEVVCNNTAKCKEPLSFTMRLRIALGLAKGILYLHTEANPPIFHRDIKASNILLDSKYMAKVADFGLSRLAPVPDIEGTVSAHVSTVVKGTPVNVEYKSGMIFSAIDGRMGSYPPKCVVKFLNLALKCCEEETDARPSMAEVDRELESIWHLMPDSYIRSAGPMVTNAEKVATPLSSSSIVKDSYVSSEISAIELVSGVIPSITPR; from the exons ATGTATCAGTCAAAAGCTTGGACGTTTGGATTATTTATTGTTGCATGGTTGTGTCATTCTTTGCTTCTCATCGGAGCTCAGAATCCGATTACCAACCCCGAAGAAG TGAGGGCTTTGAGGGCCATCAAGAGCAGTTTGATAGATCCTAATGGGAATCTGAGTAATTGGGATCAAGGAGATCCATGTACATCAATTTGGACAGCGGTTTTTTGCTACAATACAACATTAGACGATGGATATCTACATGTTCAACAatt gCTGCTTCTCTACAGGGTACTACTGCATATGAATTTGTCTGGAACTTTATCACCAGAGCTTGGCCGcttatcaaatttgaaaatatt GGATTTTATGTGGAACAACATCAGTGGGAGTATACCAAAGGAGATAGGCAGTATTACCTCTTTGGAACTCTT GCTTTTGAATGGAAACCAATTAACAGGTCCCTTACCAGAAGAGCTTGGTTATCTTCCAAACTTGGACAGAATACAAATTGACCAAAACCAAATATTGGGGCCACTACCTAAATCATTTGCAAACTTGAATAAAACGAAGCACTT TCACATGAACAACAATTCGATCAGTGGGCAAATCCCGCCTGAGTTATCCAGATTACCAAGTCTTGTTCACTT GCTTCTCgataataacaacttatcaggATATCTTCCAGAAGAGTTCTTCAAACTGCCAAATTTACAGATACT TCAATTGGATAACAATAACTTCAATGGGACTACAATTCCTGCTAATTATAGCAAAATGTCTAAACTGCTGAAGTT GAGCCTTAGGAACTGTAGTTTGCAAGGACCAATTCCTGATTTTAGCCAAATACCAAACCTCCTTTATCT AGACCTTAGTTCAAATCAGCTAAATGGAACCATACCTCCAGATAGGTTTTCTGAAAATATCACGACTAT TTTGTTATCCCACAACCATCTTACTGGAGCAATTCCCTCCAACTTTTCAGTTTCGGGTCTTCATGATCTTCAAAGACT GTCCATTGCAAACAATTTATTGAGTGGCTCTGTTCCATCCTTCATTTGGGAAAATAGGGCTTTGAGTGGAATGGAGAAACTTACAGT GGATTTGCAGAATAATAAGCtttcaaatatttcatttacGGGCACTGCTTATCTACCTCCAAATGTCACTGTCTG GCTTAAAGGGAATCCCTTATGCTCAAACTCCAAGCTAGCCCAGTTTTGTGTATCTCAACCCAAGGATAAAAATAACAGTCAGAGTTCAACAAATATCACTTCTGTTTGTCTGGCTCAAGCATGCCTACCCCCTTATGAATATTCACCTACATATCCAGTAGATTGTTTCTGTGCTTCTCCTTTGTTTGTTGAATATCGGTTGAAAAGCCCTGGATTCTCAGATTTTCGTCGGTACAGACATACGTTTGAGAAATTCCTGACTTCTACTCTTAACTTGTTTCATTATCAGCTGTACATTGATTCATTTGAATGGGAAGAAGGACCTCGACTGGGAATGCAATTGAAGTTTTTTCCTGTATATGATGCTGAAAACAGCACACATGTCTTTAATAGGAGTGAGATTCAGAGAATCTTTGATATGCTCACATcatggaaaattaaaaattttgacatttttggaCCTTATGAAATTATCAGCTTCTCTCTACTGGGCTTCCATAAAGATG ATGGTGCCAACTCTCCAAGTTCTGGTTTAAGCAAAGGTGCAGTGGCTGGCCTAGTACTGGGAACCATTGCAGGTGCAGTTACATTGTCTGCAGTTGTTATTCTTCTGATAATGAGAATGCATGTGGGGAATTACCATTCACTTCCaagaagacatcatt CATCTACGCGCTCCATAAAAATTGTTGGGTTGAAGGATTTCACTTATAGAGAAATGGCCGTAGCTACAAACAACTTTGAAAAGTCTACACAGGTTGGAGAAGGAGGGTATGGTAAGGTTTATAAAGGCATTCTAGCTGATGGTACAGTTGTGGCCATAAAACGTGCACAAGAGGGATCCTTACAGGGTGTAAAGGAGTTCTTGACAGAGATAGAATTTTTGTCAAGGTTACATCATCAAAACCTTGTGTCTTTGATTGGATATTGCGATGAAGAAGGTGAACAG ATGTTGGTCTATGAGTTTATGTCAAATGGTACTTTAAGGGATCACCTTTCTG AGGTCGTGTGCAATAATACAGCTAAGTGTAAAGAACCTCTGAGTTTTACAATGAGATTGAGAATTGCCCTAGGATTGGCCAAGGGCATCCTCTATCTACATACTGAAGCCAATCCTCCTATATTTCACCGAGATATCAAGGCTAGCAACATATTATTGGACTCCAAGTATATGGCAAAAGTTGCTGATTTTGGACTTTCACGACTTGCACCAGTTCCAGATATTGAAGGGACAGTGTCTGCTCATGTATCCACTGTTGTGAAGGGGACGCCA GTCAATGTTGAGTATAAATCTGGTATGATCTTTTCGGCCATTGATGGGCGAATGGGATCTTATCCTCCTAAATGTGTGgtgaaatttttaaatttggctCTCAAGTGTTGTGAAGAAGAGACAGATGCTAGACCTTCAATGGCAGAGGTGGATCGAGAACTTGAAAGTATATGGCATCTGATGCCTGATTCCTACATTAGATCAGCAGGTCCTATGGTGACTAATGCTGAAAAGGTTGCGACTCCACTATCATCATCCTCCATAGTGAAGGATTCTTATGTGTCGTCAGAGATATCTGCCATTGAACTTGTTAGTGGAGTCATTCCATCCATTACACCTAGATAA